A section of the Paenibacillus aurantius genome encodes:
- a CDS encoding beta-galactosidase, translating to MKPKWSKILYGGDYNPDQWPREIWDEDMRLFKLAGIDIATVNVFSWALNQPDEDTYRFGWLDDVINLLHANGVHVCMGTSTAAHPAWMARHYPDVLTVDSVGRKKKFGRRHNSCPNSPTFRKFSGRMAGKLAERYKDHPAILLWHVNNEYGWRCYCDNCEAAFREWLKKKYGTLEEVNRAWYTSFWGHTFYDWNEIVLPSHLSEHMDPKSHDKTAFQGISLDYDRFNSDSILECYKLERDAIKAVIPDAIVTTNFQSNGTYKPLDYFQWAKELDVVALDSYPTNDMPMSRIAMRHDLMRGLKGGEPYLLMEQSPSQLNWKDVNPLKRPGVTRLWSYQAIARGAESVMYFQLRRSAGAFEKFHGAVIDHAGHEHTRVFREVAEIGRELQQLGDTLLGATSPAKVAIVFDWDNWWAIEHSSGPSVQLKYLDQIQKYYDAFYHQGIMVDMIGVESELSGYDLVIAPVLYMVKPGYAQKLEAYVAGGGTFVTTFFSGIVNENDLVTLGGYPGELRQLLGIWVEEIDALFPGQPNSLVLKAEALGLGLEGAYSCGMLCDLLHPEGAEVAAEYGGDFYRGMPALTRNRFGKGEAWYIASDPEEAFLQRFLGGLSGHLGVEPVMKTPEGVEVSVREKDGRRFTFLLNHKNEEVPVQLGIEARTELLSGLQLQGETILPPHGVFILEDKRV from the coding sequence ATGAAACCGAAATGGTCGAAAATATTATACGGCGGTGATTATAACCCTGATCAGTGGCCGCGTGAAATATGGGACGAAGACATGCGCCTGTTCAAGCTGGCCGGCATCGATATCGCGACGGTCAACGTATTCTCCTGGGCGCTCAATCAGCCGGATGAGGATACTTACCGCTTCGGCTGGCTTGACGACGTAATCAATCTGCTCCACGCGAACGGCGTCCATGTCTGCATGGGCACGAGCACGGCCGCTCATCCGGCGTGGATGGCACGCCACTATCCGGATGTGCTCACCGTCGACTCCGTAGGCCGCAAGAAGAAGTTCGGACGCCGCCACAATTCGTGCCCGAACAGCCCGACGTTCCGCAAGTTTTCCGGGAGGATGGCGGGGAAGCTGGCGGAGCGTTACAAGGACCATCCTGCCATTCTGCTCTGGCACGTGAACAATGAGTACGGGTGGCGGTGCTACTGTGATAACTGCGAGGCTGCTTTCCGTGAATGGCTGAAGAAGAAGTACGGCACGCTGGAGGAGGTAAACCGGGCCTGGTATACCTCGTTCTGGGGGCATACGTTCTACGATTGGAACGAGATCGTGCTGCCGAGCCACCTGAGTGAGCATATGGACCCGAAAAGTCATGACAAAACGGCTTTCCAAGGCATTTCCCTCGACTATGACCGCTTTAATTCGGACAGCATTCTCGAGTGCTACAAGCTGGAACGCGACGCCATCAAAGCAGTCATCCCGGACGCCATCGTAACGACCAATTTCCAGAGCAACGGGACTTACAAGCCGCTCGATTATTTCCAATGGGCGAAGGAGCTGGACGTCGTCGCCCTGGACAGCTACCCGACGAACGACATGCCGATGAGCCGCATTGCGATGCGGCACGACCTGATGCGCGGGCTGAAAGGCGGGGAGCCTTACCTGCTTATGGAGCAAAGCCCGAGTCAGCTCAACTGGAAAGACGTCAATCCGCTGAAGAGGCCAGGCGTCACCCGCCTCTGGAGCTACCAGGCGATCGCCCGTGGGGCAGAATCGGTCATGTACTTCCAGCTGCGTCGGTCGGCCGGCGCGTTCGAGAAGTTCCACGGAGCGGTCATCGATCATGCCGGGCACGAGCATACCCGGGTGTTCCGAGAGGTCGCGGAGATCGGCCGTGAGCTGCAGCAGCTTGGCGACACGCTGCTCGGGGCGACCAGCCCGGCCAAGGTGGCGATCGTATTCGACTGGGACAATTGGTGGGCGATCGAGCATTCCAGCGGGCCGAGCGTGCAGCTGAAGTATTTGGATCAAATTCAAAAATACTACGACGCCTTCTATCATCAGGGCATCATGGTGGATATGATCGGCGTTGAGAGCGAGCTGAGCGGCTACGATCTCGTTATAGCCCCGGTGCTCTATATGGTAAAGCCGGGCTATGCACAGAAGCTGGAGGCCTACGTGGCTGGCGGCGGCACATTCGTGACGACGTTCTTCAGCGGCATCGTGAACGAGAATGATCTCGTCACACTTGGCGGTTACCCCGGGGAGCTTCGCCAGCTGCTCGGGATCTGGGTCGAGGAGATCGACGCCTTGTTCCCGGGACAGCCAAACTCGCTGGTCCTGAAGGCCGAAGCATTGGGCCTGGGACTGGAGGGAGCCTACTCCTGCGGAATGCTGTGCGACCTGCTGCACCCGGAGGGTGCCGAGGTGGCGGCCGAATACGGCGGCGACTTCTACCGCGGCATGCCGGCGCTTACCCGCAACCGTTTCGGCAAGGGGGAAGCCTGGTATATCGCGTCGGATCCGGAGGAAGCTTTCCTTCAGCGATTCTTGGGGGGTCTGTCCGGCCATCTGGGGGTGGAGCCGGTAATGAAAACCCCCGAAGGCGTGGAAGTCAGCGTCCGGGAGAAGGACGGCCGGCGGTTTACGTTCCTGCTCAACCACAAAAACGAAGAAGTTCCGGTACAACTCGGAATCGAAGCGAGAACAGAGCTGCTTAGCGGCTTGCAGCTGCAGGGGGAAACGATACTTCCGCCGCACGGCGTATTCATTCTGGAGGACAAAAGGGTATGA
- a CDS encoding glycoside hydrolase family 95 protein has translation MSAAANLTLWYRKPADEWVEALAVGNGRLGGMVFGGTKHERILLNEDTLWSGHPYDPNNREAAAYLGEVRRLAFEGNYPEAQSVLEEHMLGPWTESYQSLGDMILELDGAGPVSDYRRELDLRDAVSRTSYRMNGVRYAREVFVSAVDQVMVVRVTADHPGKVSLRASLDSLLNHSVRKGGADSIAMSGQAPSHVEPFHAKSTEPVLYEEDKGIRFEAVLRALPEGGHVEAHGNLLWVKGANAVTFLFTAATSYNGFDKDPVREGKDAGALCADWLSGASQLSYEELLARHLRDYQELFGRVELELEAPGREELPTDERILAVRDGERDEQLAILFFQFGRYLLLSSSRPGTQPATLQGIWNDRARPPWACNYTVNINTQMNYWPAEVGNLAECHTPLFNMLEDLRRTGGETARAHYGARGWVAHHNVDIWRITTPSGGPSKGPASWAFWPMGGAWLCQHLWEHYRFGGDANFLRGTAYPIMKEAALFLLDWLVEDPEGYLVTNPSTSPENTFIGPDGRKAAVSIASTMDNALTWELFTHCIEASEMLGQDVLFREELAAARARLRPLKIGRHGQLQEWFEDFEEAEPGHRHMVHLYPLHPGHQIGLHTDPELAEACRVSIERRLVHEKEDAVGWCFAWLISLFARLEKPERAYHYLTKLLSNPFPNLFNAHRHPKLTFYPLTVDANFGATAGIAELLLQSHLDELVLLPALPAEWPAGRIRGLRARGGFTVDLEWNDGALQRAVIRSVNGSMCRIRTSGQVEVTTGDRPVPVTAIGPSTAEFRTEAGESYTIKAHR, from the coding sequence ATGAGCGCAGCGGCTAATCTGACATTGTGGTACCGGAAGCCAGCGGACGAATGGGTGGAGGCGCTGGCGGTCGGCAACGGCCGGCTCGGCGGCATGGTGTTCGGCGGGACGAAGCACGAGCGCATCCTGCTGAACGAGGATACGCTCTGGTCGGGACACCCGTACGATCCGAACAATCGGGAAGCGGCCGCCTATCTCGGCGAGGTGCGGCGGCTGGCCTTCGAGGGTAACTACCCGGAAGCGCAGAGCGTACTCGAGGAGCACATGCTCGGCCCGTGGACGGAATCGTACCAATCTCTCGGGGATATGATCCTCGAGCTGGATGGGGCGGGCCCGGTATCCGATTACCGAAGGGAGCTTGATCTGAGGGATGCCGTGAGCCGCACTAGCTATCGGATGAATGGGGTCCGGTACGCGCGTGAGGTGTTCGTTTCCGCAGTCGATCAAGTGATGGTCGTTCGGGTAACGGCCGATCACCCGGGAAAGGTGTCGCTAAGAGCCTCGCTGGACAGTCTCCTGAATCATAGCGTGCGCAAGGGCGGAGCCGATTCGATCGCCATGAGCGGTCAGGCGCCGAGTCACGTCGAGCCCTTCCATGCGAAGAGCACCGAGCCCGTCCTCTACGAAGAAGACAAAGGGATCCGGTTCGAAGCGGTGCTGCGGGCGCTGCCGGAAGGCGGGCATGTGGAGGCGCACGGGAACTTGCTGTGGGTCAAGGGAGCGAATGCCGTTACGTTCCTGTTTACAGCGGCAACGAGCTATAACGGCTTCGATAAGGATCCGGTCCGGGAGGGCAAGGATGCGGGGGCGCTTTGTGCCGATTGGCTGTCAGGGGCGTCGCAGCTTTCCTACGAAGAGCTGCTGGCCCGCCATCTGCGCGATTATCAGGAGCTGTTCGGAAGAGTGGAGCTTGAGCTCGAGGCGCCCGGACGGGAGGAGCTGCCGACGGATGAGCGGATTCTGGCGGTCCGTGACGGGGAGCGGGACGAGCAGCTGGCTATTCTGTTTTTCCAGTTCGGACGATACTTGCTCCTATCCAGCTCCCGACCGGGCACTCAACCCGCTACCCTGCAGGGAATCTGGAACGACCGGGCCCGGCCGCCGTGGGCGTGCAACTACACCGTCAATATCAATACACAGATGAACTATTGGCCGGCCGAGGTGGGTAACTTGGCGGAGTGCCATACGCCGCTGTTCAATATGCTGGAGGATCTGCGGCGGACCGGCGGGGAGACCGCGCGGGCTCATTATGGAGCCAGGGGCTGGGTCGCCCATCACAACGTTGACATTTGGCGCATCACGACGCCGTCCGGCGGCCCGTCCAAGGGACCGGCGAGCTGGGCGTTTTGGCCGATGGGCGGGGCTTGGCTGTGCCAGCATCTGTGGGAGCACTACCGTTTCGGCGGAGATGCCAATTTCCTGCGGGGTACGGCCTATCCGATCATGAAGGAGGCCGCTCTCTTCCTGCTCGATTGGCTGGTAGAGGATCCGGAAGGGTACTTGGTCACGAATCCATCCACTTCGCCGGAGAATACCTTTATTGGACCGGATGGCCGAAAAGCCGCTGTCAGCATCGCCTCCACCATGGACAATGCGCTCACCTGGGAGCTGTTCACGCATTGCATCGAGGCGTCGGAGATGCTGGGGCAGGACGTCCTGTTCCGCGAAGAGCTGGCGGCGGCGCGCGCCCGGCTGCGGCCGCTGAAGATCGGCCGCCACGGCCAGCTTCAGGAATGGTTCGAGGATTTTGAGGAAGCGGAGCCGGGGCACCGCCATATGGTTCATTTGTACCCGCTTCATCCGGGTCATCAGATTGGTCTGCACACGGATCCCGAACTGGCGGAAGCGTGCCGGGTAAGCATCGAACGGCGGCTGGTTCATGAGAAGGAAGACGCGGTCGGCTGGTGCTTCGCTTGGCTCATCAGCCTGTTCGCCCGGCTGGAGAAGCCGGAGAGAGCCTATCATTACCTGACCAAGCTGCTCAGCAACCCCTTCCCGAACTTGTTCAACGCCCATCGGCACCCGAAGCTGACCTTCTATCCTCTGACGGTGGATGCGAACTTCGGAGCGACGGCGGGGATCGCGGAGCTGCTGCTGCAAAGCCACCTGGACGAGCTCGTTCTGCTTCCGGCTCTGCCGGCGGAATGGCCGGCAGGCCGTATCCGCGGCCTGCGCGCACGGGGCGGCTTCACCGTCGACCTGGAGTGGAACGATGGGGCGCTGCAGCGTGCCGTCATCCGCTCCGTGAATGGCAGCATGTGCCGCATCCGTACGAGCGGCCAGGTCGAGGTCACGACAGGAGACCGCCCGGTCCCGGTGACCGCCATCGGACCATCCACGGCCGAATTCCGGACGGAAGCAGGGGAGAGTTACACGATCAAAGCCCATCGGTAA
- a CDS encoding sensor histidine kinase: MWKRIASALSGIRTVLLLSYFIIILLSIALVGSLSFYISYRSTSEKVETAGLQIVRQIENNMDNDFRAKRNLLLAPYYSQEYIDSINLYKTMGPQEKFLFRQRLTDLFLKSFNTTPVPGFVRFKVYYTTGELLSASDSSPSDTPLQVQRSEWFYNTVARDGQVYFFNGASGGRMPDKEDSYSVSILIRDFANPVDFIVVRADYNAKLFESIGQNADLTANSQFVVLDDGHRQVYSSDNERTHHVGESLLMRMNGQNGRFWANVDGEEQLVSYTESVYSKWKIVLLLPKGDIIGPLKGIKTATLYTAIFAFGLTFLMSILFGRSITKPILHLYKTVNNIKRGDFSIRADIKRSDEIGRIAANFNSMMDELQELIENKYVYQIKLQEAQLAALHSQINPHFLYNTLDSIKAMADYHGAEEIGEMAHSLADMFRYHTKSSDEIVTLQEELAQIDAYLRIQRIRFEEKIDYQLRVEEGLYNFPLLKMTLQPLVENAVFHGIEQKRGRGTIRLSAYREDRSVTIEVADDGVGISERKLEEIREKLRQPLYQGELKEAPSGGSIGIRNVYARYAILYGDRFEFSIDSRKGAGTTIRIRLEEKSES, translated from the coding sequence ATGTGGAAAAGAATAGCATCGGCGTTATCCGGCATCCGTACCGTACTGCTGCTCAGCTATTTCATCATTATCCTGCTAAGCATCGCTTTGGTTGGATCGCTTTCTTTCTATATTTCCTACCGATCCACTTCGGAAAAGGTCGAGACGGCCGGCCTGCAGATCGTGCGTCAGATCGAGAACAACATGGACAACGATTTTCGTGCCAAGCGGAATTTGCTGCTCGCTCCCTATTACAGCCAAGAGTATATCGACAGCATCAATTTATACAAAACGATGGGCCCCCAGGAGAAATTCCTGTTCCGCCAAAGACTGACGGATTTGTTCCTCAAGAGCTTCAACACGACGCCCGTACCCGGCTTCGTTCGGTTCAAGGTGTATTACACGACGGGGGAGCTGCTCAGCGCCTCGGACAGCTCCCCTTCCGACACCCCGCTGCAGGTGCAGAGGTCGGAATGGTTTTATAACACCGTGGCCCGCGACGGGCAGGTCTATTTCTTTAACGGCGCTTCCGGGGGGAGGATGCCGGATAAGGAGGATTCCTACTCGGTCTCCATCCTGATCCGCGATTTCGCCAACCCGGTGGACTTCATCGTCGTTCGCGCAGATTATAACGCCAAGCTGTTTGAGAGCATCGGCCAGAATGCGGACTTAACGGCGAACAGCCAGTTCGTCGTCCTGGACGACGGCCATCGCCAGGTGTATTCCTCGGATAATGAACGCACCCATCACGTCGGCGAGAGTCTGCTAATGCGCATGAACGGGCAGAACGGGCGGTTCTGGGCTAATGTGGACGGGGAAGAGCAGCTGGTCTCCTATACGGAATCGGTTTACTCCAAATGGAAAATCGTCCTGCTGCTGCCGAAGGGAGATATTATCGGCCCGTTAAAGGGAATCAAGACGGCGACGCTGTATACGGCGATTTTCGCCTTCGGGCTTACGTTCCTTATGTCCATTTTGTTCGGCCGCAGCATCACGAAGCCTATCCTGCATTTGTACAAGACCGTCAATAACATCAAGCGGGGCGATTTCTCCATCCGGGCGGATATCAAGCGTTCCGACGAGATCGGCCGCATCGCGGCCAATTTCAATTCCATGATGGACGAGCTCCAAGAGCTCATCGAGAACAAATACGTCTATCAGATCAAGCTGCAGGAGGCCCAGCTGGCGGCGCTCCATTCGCAGATTAATCCGCATTTCCTGTACAACACGCTCGACAGCATCAAAGCGATGGCCGATTACCACGGGGCAGAGGAAATCGGAGAGATGGCCCATTCCCTGGCTGACATGTTCCGCTATCACACGAAGAGCAGCGACGAGATCGTCACGCTGCAGGAGGAGCTGGCGCAGATCGATGCGTATCTACGAATTCAGCGAATCCGGTTTGAAGAGAAGATTGATTATCAGCTTCGCGTAGAAGAGGGTCTTTACAACTTCCCGTTACTCAAAATGACGCTGCAGCCTCTCGTGGAAAACGCCGTGTTTCACGGCATAGAGCAAAAGCGCGGACGGGGGACGATCCGATTGTCCGCCTACCGCGAGGACAGGAGCGTCACGATCGAGGTGGCAGACGACGGAGTCGGCATATCGGAGCGCAAGCTCGAGGAGATTCGCGAAAAGCTGCGCCAGCCGCTTTATCAAGGCGAATTGAAGGAGGCTCCGAGCGGCGGCAGCATCGGAATTCGCAACGTGTATGCGCGCTATGCGATCTTGTACGGGGATCGATTCGAGTTCTCCATCGACAGCCGCAAGGGAGCAGGTACGACCATCCGGATTCGGCTTGAAGAGAAGTCGGAATCTTAA
- a CDS encoding ABC transporter substrate-binding protein, whose amino-acid sequence MKNNKPALALVTLSIAALAAAGCGNSMSNSSSGKSDSSPAPSTAPSSSSAAGKKEPVTLTFVISNTVDAAPYNKIFAEYEKKTGNKVELQALPGGDFDNMMKTRFSTGDFPDLFLMQPGTKQNVKLRAEETLKEWSGDSAVWSRIIPSMKEFQTTTTGKIYGVPFGSIGAYGVFYNKDVFAKVGVQPPKNYDDLIESAKKIKAAGITPFYEGVKDSWPPQIFYFTGWVSNVDPAIKDAGVQKLENNQMKLADIPELKDLFMKQKQIKDLGLYQNNVLAGTYDEMQNLMGDGKVAMAFMLDGIIPQLEKKFGKPFVTDKLGFFPFPSNTDAGTALMTPPNQLMIPTKAKHAAEAADLIRFMISPEMVNLYYQTQPGIPIFQNATSDLYPVQKTVKEFIDAGKAKVNVQNRLTPTFADFQKTLQTFFIDGDVDKALKEFSTNYEKDGKAKLLPGFQ is encoded by the coding sequence ATGAAGAATAACAAACCTGCTCTAGCGCTCGTCACTCTGTCCATAGCGGCTTTGGCGGCCGCAGGCTGCGGCAACTCGATGTCGAACAGCTCGTCCGGCAAGTCCGATTCTTCGCCTGCCCCGAGCACGGCTCCGTCTTCTTCTTCCGCTGCGGGCAAGAAGGAACCGGTTACGCTCACGTTCGTCATCTCCAACACCGTGGACGCCGCCCCGTACAACAAGATTTTTGCGGAATATGAGAAAAAAACCGGCAACAAGGTGGAATTGCAAGCCCTGCCGGGAGGCGACTTCGACAACATGATGAAGACCCGCTTCTCCACAGGAGATTTCCCGGACCTGTTCCTTATGCAGCCGGGCACGAAGCAGAACGTAAAGCTGCGTGCGGAAGAAACGCTTAAGGAATGGTCGGGCGATTCTGCGGTTTGGAGCCGCATCATCCCTTCGATGAAAGAATTCCAGACGACCACGACCGGCAAAATTTACGGGGTACCGTTCGGCTCGATCGGCGCTTACGGCGTCTTCTACAACAAAGACGTATTCGCGAAGGTCGGTGTCCAGCCGCCCAAAAATTACGATGACTTGATTGAAAGCGCAAAGAAGATCAAAGCAGCGGGCATCACTCCGTTCTACGAAGGGGTTAAGGATAGCTGGCCTCCTCAAATTTTCTACTTCACCGGCTGGGTATCGAACGTAGATCCGGCGATCAAGGATGCGGGGGTTCAGAAGCTAGAGAACAACCAGATGAAGCTTGCCGACATTCCGGAGCTGAAGGATCTGTTCATGAAGCAAAAGCAGATCAAGGATCTGGGTCTTTATCAGAACAACGTTCTGGCCGGTACTTACGACGAAATGCAGAATCTGATGGGCGACGGCAAGGTAGCGATGGCGTTCATGCTCGACGGCATTATCCCTCAGCTTGAGAAGAAATTCGGCAAGCCGTTCGTAACCGATAAGCTGGGCTTCTTCCCGTTCCCGTCTAATACGGATGCCGGTACGGCTTTGATGACGCCTCCGAACCAGCTCATGATCCCGACCAAAGCCAAGCATGCGGCGGAAGCGGCCGACCTGATCCGCTTCATGATTTCACCGGAAATGGTCAATCTTTACTACCAGACGCAGCCGGGCATTCCGATCTTCCAGAATGCGACCAGCGACCTGTATCCGGTTCAGAAGACCGTGAAGGAATTCATCGACGCCGGCAAAGCCAAGGTGAATGTTCAGAACCGTCTTACTCCGACTTTTGCCGACTTCCAGAAGACCTTGCAAACGTTCTTCATCGACGGCGACGTTGACAAGGCGTTGAAGGAGTTCTCCACCAACTACGAGAAGGACGGCAAAGCGAAGCTGCTGCCGGGCTTCCAGTAA
- a CDS encoding carbohydrate ABC transporter permease, with protein MEKRKYPLYFSFPALAIFLLFFLTPTLIGFYFSFTDWNINADTIRFTGLDNYRELFREPRLKTALTNTLIFAACVTVLQNVCGLGLALILNEALKLRNLLRMVFFMPYVISPLVIGYIFRAIYHPENGVVNHLLQTFGLGFLAHDWLNDPKIALYSVIGTDVWRVAGFSMVVYLAGLQFIPKDLTESSAIDGAGYWSRFRSIIFPLLAPAFTVNVLLSMIGSMKVFEMVYVLTEGGPGYTTEVFFTYIRSMFSTGQFGYATAVNLMLFVLVTVVGVPVLLAMKKREVEM; from the coding sequence ATGGAAAAACGCAAATACCCGCTGTACTTCTCGTTTCCGGCTCTTGCCATCTTTCTGCTGTTCTTTCTTACTCCGACGCTGATCGGCTTTTATTTCAGCTTTACCGATTGGAATATTAACGCGGATACGATTCGTTTCACCGGGCTCGACAATTACAGGGAGCTCTTCCGCGAGCCTCGGCTCAAGACGGCTTTGACGAATACGCTTATCTTCGCCGCCTGTGTCACCGTTCTTCAGAACGTATGCGGTCTTGGCCTGGCCTTGATCCTAAACGAAGCGCTCAAGCTTAGAAACTTGCTTCGCATGGTATTCTTCATGCCGTATGTGATTTCTCCGCTCGTCATCGGCTACATCTTCCGGGCGATTTATCATCCGGAGAACGGCGTCGTGAATCACCTGCTCCAGACGTTCGGATTGGGCTTTCTGGCCCACGATTGGCTGAACGACCCGAAGATCGCCTTGTACTCGGTTATCGGGACGGACGTCTGGCGTGTAGCCGGCTTCTCGATGGTCGTGTACCTTGCCGGCCTTCAATTCATCCCGAAGGACCTGACGGAGTCCTCCGCCATAGACGGGGCGGGCTACTGGAGCCGGTTCCGCTCGATCATCTTTCCGCTTCTGGCACCTGCCTTTACGGTTAACGTCCTGCTGTCCATGATCGGCTCCATGAAGGTGTTCGAGATGGTTTACGTCCTGACCGAAGGCGGTCCGGGCTATACGACCGAGGTGTTCTTCACCTACATCCGGTCGATGTTCAGCACCGGCCAGTTCGGCTATGCGACGGCTGTTAACCTTATGCTGTTCGTCCTGGTGACGGTGGTCGGGGTTCCGGTTCTGCTGGCTATGAAGAAGAGGGAGGTGGAGATGTGA
- a CDS encoding carbohydrate ABC transporter permease, whose amino-acid sequence MTTQERVRLIILELIAVALALLILIPFYMILVNSFKGIRESALFGLSLPSVWEFKNYKDTLQQAHVLRGFKNSFLISGSVVVCVNLFASMIAFVIQRRDDKLMRAIFYTFICGLIVPVSIVPTIKLMGDLHIRGTYFSLIMYYTAVLLPFAVFLLVGFMKSIPRELDEAALLEGCSFFRLYAQIILPLLMTVLVTITIVVMVSVWNDFFGPFYLMTDSTKWTIVLQIFNFVTMYSTNWGIVFAFMVLVVAPILLLYLLLQRFIIDGLTAGSLKG is encoded by the coding sequence GTGACGACCCAGGAGCGCGTCCGCCTTATTATATTGGAGTTGATCGCGGTAGCTCTTGCGCTGCTGATCCTCATCCCTTTCTACATGATTCTCGTCAATTCGTTCAAGGGCATTCGCGAGTCGGCTCTGTTCGGCCTTTCCCTTCCGTCGGTTTGGGAATTCAAGAACTACAAGGATACGCTTCAACAGGCCCACGTGCTGCGCGGGTTCAAGAACAGCTTCCTGATTTCAGGCTCGGTCGTGGTATGCGTCAACCTGTTCGCCTCGATGATCGCCTTCGTCATTCAGAGGCGGGACGATAAGCTCATGCGCGCCATTTTCTACACGTTCATCTGCGGTTTGATTGTTCCGGTCTCGATCGTTCCGACGATCAAGCTGATGGGCGACCTGCATATCCGCGGTACTTATTTCAGCCTCATCATGTACTACACAGCGGTTCTGCTGCCGTTTGCGGTCTTCCTTCTGGTGGGCTTCATGAAGTCGATTCCGCGGGAGCTCGACGAGGCGGCGCTGCTGGAGGGCTGCAGCTTTTTCCGGCTGTACGCGCAAATCATCCTGCCGCTCTTGATGACGGTGCTTGTTACCATAACCATTGTAGTGATGGTGTCTGTCTGGAACGACTTCTTCGGTCCGTTCTACTTGATGACGGACAGCACGAAGTGGACGATCGTTCTGCAAATCTTTAATTTCGTCACGATGTACAGTACGAACTGGGGCATAGTATTCGCCTTCATGGTGCTGGTCGTGGCTCCGATTCTGCTGCTTTACCTGTTGCTTCAGCGGTTTATCATCGACGGCTTGACGGCAGGATCGCTCAAGGGTTGA
- a CDS encoding response regulator transcription factor → MRKVLIVDDEKWIRRGLIQSIPWDRLELAGEAADGNEAHELALQLKPDLLFLDMRMPGLDGRELLALLQRDLPELLTIVVSGYSDFDYTKEAIRHKAFDYLLKPVKKEELAAVLEKAMAELDRRAADLRRTADRSGGDWLKSLLLGTRDRDGYRPPEWREGDAYAVLLVQPDVFEEQEERGSLAPLLKKQLELARPFLFGGQWSCELTASPESPRETVVVLHGAKLTRQDLLRLHHVTQAAVRQAGCGTVSFGVGETREGRDSGLKRLNAAYRESRQALKARPLHANGVVLHACDGGAGAANGGAGYPQERENALLLALQTANPEAVQREFERLYAAFEASAVSIGQLQQHALLLLHALDKQLHSQGSDWEQTGGRPRKAYDETIEQRTDCASIRRMFEDELIPLLLAVYGRFSEKSGEKLIAEIKNQIDAHPEQPFTLHELAVQHDRNPDYLSRIFKRMTGKTFVDYLTDVRIGNAKELLLRSRYKNYEIAERVGYEDYRYFSQIFKRKTGMTIGEYRRMHGLADQ, encoded by the coding sequence GTGCGCAAAGTTCTTATTGTCGACGATGAAAAATGGATTCGCCGCGGACTTATCCAATCCATCCCCTGGGATCGATTGGAGCTGGCGGGGGAAGCGGCGGACGGGAATGAAGCGCACGAGCTGGCGCTTCAGCTGAAGCCGGACCTGCTCTTCCTCGACATGCGCATGCCCGGCCTCGACGGCCGGGAGCTGCTGGCCCTGCTTCAGCGAGACCTGCCTGAGCTGCTGACGATCGTCGTCAGCGGCTATTCCGATTTCGACTATACGAAGGAAGCGATTCGGCACAAGGCGTTCGACTATTTGCTGAAGCCGGTCAAGAAGGAGGAGCTCGCCGCCGTCCTCGAGAAGGCCATGGCCGAGCTGGACCGGCGGGCCGCGGACTTGCGGCGGACGGCGGACCGCTCCGGAGGGGATTGGCTCAAGTCCCTGCTTCTCGGGACGAGGGACCGGGACGGGTATCGGCCCCCGGAATGGCGGGAGGGTGATGCCTATGCCGTGCTGCTTGTCCAGCCTGACGTCTTCGAGGAGCAGGAGGAGCGGGGCTCGCTGGCTCCGCTGCTGAAGAAGCAGCTGGAGCTGGCCCGTCCGTTCTTGTTCGGCGGGCAGTGGAGCTGCGAGCTGACGGCGTCGCCGGAATCGCCGAGGGAGACGGTCGTCGTTCTGCACGGGGCCAAGCTGACGCGTCAAGACCTTCTGCGGCTGCACCATGTTACGCAGGCGGCCGTACGGCAAGCCGGCTGCGGGACCGTCAGCTTCGGCGTCGGCGAGACGAGGGAGGGGAGAGATTCCGGGCTAAAGCGGCTGAACGCCGCTTACCGCGAATCCAGGCAGGCGCTGAAGGCAAGACCATTGCACGCTAACGGGGTGGTCCTCCATGCATGCGACGGTGGAGCCGGCGCCGCCAACGGCGGAGCGGGGTATCCCCAGGAGCGGGAGAACGCGCTGCTGCTCGCGCTGCAGACGGCAAATCCGGAAGCCGTACAACGGGAATTTGAGCGGCTCTACGCCGCATTCGAAGCGTCTGCCGTGTCGATAGGACAGCTGCAGCAGCATGCGCTGCTTCTGCTCCATGCCCTGGATAAGCAGCTGCATTCGCAGGGGAGCGATTGGGAGCAGACGGGAGGAAGGCCGCGGAAAGCTTACGACGAAACCATCGAGCAGAGAACCGATTGTGCTTCCATTCGCCGGATGTTTGAGGATGAGTTGATCCCGCTCCTGCTTGCCGTTTACGGGCGTTTCTCCGAGAAGTCGGGGGAGAAGCTTATTGCGGAAATCAAGAATCAGATCGACGCCCATCCCGAGCAGCCTTTCACCCTGCACGAGCTTGCGGTCCAGCATGATAGGAATCCGGATTATCTAAGCCGCATTTTCAAGAGGATGACCGGGAAGACCTTCGTGGATTACTTGACCGACGTTCGGATCGGCAATGCGAAGGAGCTGCTGCTTCGCTCGCGCTACAAAAACTACGAGATTGCCGAACGTGTCGGTTATGAAGATTACCGTTATTTCAGCCAGATTTTCAAAAGGAAGACCGGCATGACGATCGGCGAATACCGCCGCATGCACGGGTTAGCTGACCAATGA